A single genomic interval of Tepidibacillus fermentans harbors:
- the pcrA gene encoding DNA helicase PcrA produces the protein MTQTQAADIFAGLNPQQKKAVETINGPILVLAGAGSGKTKVLTHRIANLIQKGVSPWNILAITFTNKAAREMKERVVRLVGPNAEEIWISTFHSMCVRILRRDIHRLDYSNNFTILDAGDQLTVVKQIMKELNIDTKKTDPKAVLATISQAKNELKTPEQYGRLAGDYFSQKVLSIYEKYQERLKANQSVDFDDLIMLTVQLFQKNPEVLDYYQRKFQYIHIDEYQDTNRAQYVLVRMLADYYQNIFVVGDTDQSIYKWRGADIQNILNFEEDYPKARLIKLEQNYRSTKNILKAANAVIENNTQRKPKNLWTENPEGNKLTLYESMNEHDEAYFIAKVIQEGIHKGKSYQDYAVLYRTNAQTRVIEEVFVKSNIPYKIVGGTKFYDRKEIKDILAYLRLIVNPDDDISLRRIINVPKRGIGAATVDKIAEYAASQGISMFRAIEVIDFIGIAAKTANKIHQFADMIREFNQLAEYLGVTELTEMVLERTQYREELKKENSIEAEGRIENIEELLSVTMEFENQNEDQSLIAFLTDLALVSDVDQLDEEEVSQAGVTLMTLHSAKGLEFPVVFLAGLEEGIFPHSRALFEEDEMEEERRLAYVGITRAEQELYLTYAQSRILFGKTQVNAPSRFIQEIPEELIHDIRKEEKNQLKQMRKTTSYDLQKRPEPRGDWQVGDKAKHGKWGIGVVVSIKGNEDDLELQIAFPNPIGIKKLLARFAPIEKVE, from the coding sequence ATGACACAAACCCAAGCGGCAGATATTTTTGCAGGATTAAATCCTCAACAAAAAAAAGCAGTTGAAACGATAAATGGGCCCATTCTCGTATTAGCGGGAGCAGGTAGTGGGAAAACGAAAGTCTTAACGCACCGAATTGCGAATCTCATTCAAAAAGGAGTATCTCCTTGGAATATATTAGCGATTACCTTTACCAATAAAGCAGCTAGAGAGATGAAAGAAAGGGTTGTTCGCCTGGTTGGGCCGAATGCGGAAGAAATCTGGATCTCTACTTTTCACTCAATGTGTGTTCGCATCTTACGTCGAGATATTCACCGTCTGGATTACTCGAATAACTTCACCATTCTTGATGCAGGGGATCAACTTACCGTTGTCAAACAGATTATGAAGGAATTAAATATCGATACGAAAAAGACCGACCCAAAAGCGGTTCTAGCGACGATTAGTCAAGCCAAAAACGAACTAAAAACACCAGAACAGTATGGTAGATTAGCTGGAGATTATTTTAGTCAAAAGGTCTTATCCATCTATGAAAAATACCAAGAACGTCTGAAAGCCAATCAATCGGTTGACTTTGATGATCTCATCATGTTAACGGTTCAATTATTTCAAAAAAACCCGGAAGTATTGGACTACTATCAACGAAAGTTTCAATATATCCATATCGACGAATATCAAGACACGAACCGAGCTCAATATGTTTTAGTTCGGATGCTGGCTGATTATTATCAAAATATCTTTGTCGTTGGTGATACCGATCAATCGATCTACAAATGGCGAGGAGCCGATATTCAAAATATCTTAAACTTTGAAGAGGACTATCCCAAAGCTCGGTTGATCAAATTGGAACAAAATTATCGCTCAACAAAAAATATCTTAAAAGCAGCCAATGCCGTTATTGAGAATAATACCCAACGAAAGCCCAAAAATCTTTGGACAGAAAACCCAGAAGGAAATAAATTGACCCTTTATGAATCCATGAATGAACATGACGAAGCTTACTTTATTGCCAAAGTGATTCAAGAAGGGATTCACAAAGGGAAAAGTTATCAAGACTATGCGGTTTTATACCGAACCAATGCCCAGACTCGTGTGATTGAGGAAGTGTTTGTAAAATCAAATATTCCTTATAAAATCGTCGGTGGTACCAAATTCTACGATCGAAAAGAGATTAAGGATATCCTTGCCTACTTAAGACTGATCGTGAATCCTGATGACGATATCAGCTTACGAAGAATCATTAATGTACCAAAAAGGGGAATTGGTGCGGCAACGGTGGATAAAATTGCTGAATATGCTGCTAGTCAAGGGATTTCCATGTTTCGAGCGATTGAAGTGATCGATTTCATTGGGATTGCAGCCAAAACCGCCAACAAAATTCACCAATTTGCTGATATGATTCGCGAGTTCAACCAACTGGCTGAATATCTTGGGGTTACAGAATTAACGGAAATGGTATTAGAACGTACTCAATATCGGGAAGAATTAAAAAAGGAGAATTCTATAGAAGCAGAAGGTCGTATTGAAAACATTGAAGAGTTATTATCCGTTACCATGGAATTTGAAAATCAAAACGAAGATCAATCATTGATCGCCTTTTTAACCGATCTTGCTCTTGTTTCTGATGTAGATCAGCTTGATGAAGAAGAAGTAAGTCAGGCGGGAGTTACTTTAATGACCTTGCATAGTGCGAAGGGATTAGAATTTCCTGTCGTTTTCTTAGCAGGATTAGAAGAAGGCATCTTCCCGCATAGTCGGGCGTTGTTTGAAGAAGATGAGATGGAAGAAGAACGCCGTCTCGCCTATGTCGGAATCACTAGAGCCGAACAGGAATTATATCTCACTTATGCGCAGTCTCGGATTTTATTTGGAAAGACACAAGTAAATGCTCCATCCCGTTTTATCCAAGAGATTCCTGAAGAGCTGATCCATGATATTCGCAAAGAGGAAAAGAATCAGCTGAAACAAATGAGAAAAACAACCAGCTACGATCTACAAAAACGCCCTGAACCTCGTGGCGATTGGCAAGTGGGTGATAAAGCGAAACATGGAAAATGGGGAA